TGAATCGTTGGAAAGCTGGGGGGCTGTTATCGGTTGGCTCTTCCAAAAGAGATTCTGGAGGATCATCGTCGGCGTCCTCCTGTGAATCAAGCCCGACATCAACCATATTCCCCCTATGGCGACCGCTGCTGCGATCGCTTTCGCCATCCCTGCTATCGTGATCGACCTCTtcggcttcctcctcttctagCGGTGTATTCTTTGCGACTGTTGTATGATGTGAGCTCCTCGTTCCGTTCCAACTGCTCTTGATGCCCCGGCCGAAACCCTGGGCGCGATATGGATGGTCAAACTGCCTCGAGCTCTCTTCGAGCGACCCTCGACTATTTGCGTCAGACTCGACGCTGTCGGCCAGCTTGCTAGCGGCGGCCACCCTTCGTGACCTCTGGAGTGCAAAGAGATCAGCAGCTTCCCTGTCgcgctcctcttcgtcgtcctcctctcGAAACTCGTCCAGCGTGCTGTGAAACAGGGGTGCGTCTTGCGCAGCTGTTATGCGAGATCCAAACGCAAGCTGGCCGAAGCGCGAGCCACCACcggctcctccaccaccattCTGATATGGGTTCCCGCCATAGCCTCTTCCAAGAAGTGATCTCTGGCCCCCATTCCCTCGGCCGGCGTCTCGATAGGGTCGGGTTGGGCGAGATGATGACCAGTCGTTTTGCCGGGACGAGTTGTCGGTGTCTGCTTGGCCAAAGTTCGACAGCCTCGACTGGGACTGCGCGAGAAATCTCGAGGCGTCTAGGAGAATGGattagcagcagcttcatcagACGCACGCAGGCTTATACGGCTCGATGTCGTCACGCACACTCGGAAAACATGATGCCCCTTCACCTACCGCCGCCCCCACGATAAGTGGTTTGGCACGGTTGTCACACTCGATGTCTGGCGAACTGCAGCTGCGTTGCGGCACTTTTGTCGATCTTTTTGTGTTTGTTGGAGCGGAGATGCGATGAAACTCTAAAGCAGGATGATGGGCGATGACGAACGACGCTTGgaaaaggcagcaaagaagtTAGGCggctctcccttgcatacAACAGGGAGAATAATAGCccaagaaaacaaagacTAAGAATCAAAGAcggaaaaaaaatattacacCATGGCGAGGTATGAGTAATGTATGGTGGATGCTTGATTGAGCAACAAAGACTGTATGAAGTAAAAAgcagaggagaaaaagagctgaGGTCAGGCGACACAGGGCGGATGAGTCGGTTTGGTGACCTCGATAGACCAAAACTTAGTGAATGCCTGGAGTACAGGTGGGCGTCCTTTGCTGGCTAAGGAGCCTAAGGTTGCTGGCGGTCAGCGCCTCACAGAGCCACAGGTGATGACTGCTAGTGATAAGGAGGTCCGCATGCGGTGCGCTGCCTGCCGAGATGGGTACTGGTACCTGCGGAGTACCTGGGGACCTTTTTGGTTGGGTGAGCACAAGGGCAGCGTGCCGTCATTTGACCCCCCGGTCACCGAGGGAGCTGATGACTTAGTAGATGCTGTACAGTGATAACAAATAAGGTATgaaggaagagcaagaaaaggtagagagagaagaaatcaaatcatccaagaagaaaatggaattCCTGCTCTGTACTACCTGTATATAAACAAATACCTATCTTAGGCAATGAGGCTTCATGCTGGATCCAGGCCCCGACTTCGACGGGCAGCGGAGGCGCAGAACCCGAGGCTCCAACGTCGTACCAGgttgtacggagtactttaCTCAGGTAAGACGCAGCATGAACCGTGTTATGGACCGTGTACcgtgaaagaaaaaggcagctAGCACAAACCGAATCGCAGTTGACAGCAGCCCAACTGCACATCATGCATCCGTACCTGTACACCAGCTGCGCACATGGCTGCCTACGACGGTCCGTCCATGTACCGGCATGGGCGCTGACCTGAACCTTGGTGGCCAACTTGTACTAGGACCTAGCGGTAGTCATGTCATGCTATTGTCCACCTCTAAGACGCAATACATGGGAGGAACTTAATTGCCGttagtgctgctgctgacaCGAGCCCCGGCTGCTCAGTGCGTGCGCTAGCAGATGCGGTACCTTGCCTGTAGCATCAGTTACCAAATACCGCTAGTCAAGGGTCCCCGTCATGATGCCGTTATCGCCTTCTTGCGTCACCGATAACACTTCCATGTTCCATCTGCTCAGTCTGCCTGCTGGGTATCCCTTTGTCCATATTGAAACTGCCAAAATACCCTCTTCCTGCATTAGTAGATGTTCTCCAACAGCAGCGTCTGCCTGCAAAATACCTCTCCAAAATCCCGATTCAAAGTCCGGCCCCCaattccctcttctccagcttttTCGCGGGTCGGGTCACACACCTTGTGCTGGCCCGTGACAGCCCcatgtccatctcatcccacACAAGGCAGAGCCCATCGTCACCTGCCTTGCAAACCgctgccctcttcttttcctgtaTTTCTTTCTATTCCTGTGTAATCGAGTGTCTGGTGATTGTgttctccctctctttaAACCACCAACCTCTCTTTCTACCACCTCTGAGCCttatctctctctatatctccatctctcagCCATCCTTGTATTTCTTTGTCCAGGTCTTAAAGCCGCCTTTAGATCGCACCGGCGCACGTGCCGCTAATcgcagctccagcctcaAATCAAACCCACTTGGATCAATTACACCTACATCTGCGACCACCTCCAACCAAATTCCAACTCTAGACCTTCGTTCTTTGAACCCTCCGACGCCTCTCCCCCCCATCTCTCTCCgttgctttcttctctctccaactccctcttccatctcaccTCTCTATTACCTAACCTCGTGCGCATTGCCAcgctcctctcctccccatgTCCTCATCAGCTCCGTGGGACTACATCGCCAAGCTAGTCTGCATCGGCGACTCAGGATGCGGCAAATCTAGTCTCACCATCCGCCTCTGCGAAGGCCGCTTCTCCGCGCACCACGACGTCACAATCGGCGTCGAATTCGGCTCCCGCATCGTCCCCGTCGGCCCTCCTCACACTCCCGCCGGCCCCATCCCGTCCCTGTCCTCTCCAGACGAACCCTCGTCCCCCGCAGGCCTTCCGGAGCCCCGGCGCGACACCAGCGGCATCCCCCAGAAGCATATGAAGCTCAGTCTGTGGGACACAGCCGGCCAGGAGACGTACAAGTCCGTCACGAGATCATATTTCCGCGGCGCAAGCGGTGCGCTGCTCGTCTTCGACCTGTCGCGCAAGGCCACCTTTCAGCACGTTACCGACTGGCTGAATGATCTTCGCCAGATTGCCGAGCCGGACATTGTCATTGTCCTGGTCGGCAACAAGGCCGATTTGACGCAGCAGGAGGACAACAAGCGAGAGGTCACGCGGGAGGAAGCGGAAGAGTGGGCCAGGCGCAATGGCATCCTTGAATACGTCGAGACGAGCGCCAAGAGCGGCGAGAACGTTGAGAAGGCCTTTATGAGGGTCGCCGAGAGGATATACCAGAACATCCAGGCCGGCAAGTACAATCTAAACGACAGGAGGTCTGGCGTCAAAGGTCCCGGCGCTGGCGGGAACCGGCAAGTGAAATTGTCTACCGACGCCGCTAAATCAGGAGGTGGATGTTGTTGAGACgggtttttctttttcagttCTCTTTTCTGTATAATTCGAATCGTAAGCGAAAGTCGTGTGCGCACGGGGAGGAACAAAGAGGAAGGAAAGtcgacaagacaagacaagatacCCGATGGGCTTTCATCATTTACACGACTATAAGTCCGAGAGCCCTTGATGACATCCATATCAAAGTAACTGGCAGCATGGCACTGTATAATAGTAGTAGAATGCACAACATAACTGGCAGACGCGAAGCCAAATGACGCTTTCTTTCTGCACcgggcaatggcaatggcaaaattGGGGAGATATATGTCTTGCATTAAATGCGGTGTATAGTATTTTCCGCCAACCCTTTTTTCCCATATCATCTTTTTATATGACTTGCAAAATCCTTCCTACCCTACCcgtgtcttttttcttcattaaTGTGAGAAATCTCCATACACCTCCCACGTCTTTACAAATCTTACAGAGTGTGCGCGAGTGTTTTTTTGGTTGTTTAACAATAAGCAGCCTCCCTCGACCACCATCCACTCATCCATCTACCCccaagataaaaaaaaaattcctatGATGATGAACACGGGTTAAAAGTATATGTTCGCCACCATGGTGTGTTGAGTTGGCTAGTCGGAAATACTGTTTAATCGCTGATGCGCCAGTTGTCAAACCACTTCAGGTATGAGTACTGCTGGTTGCTTCCAGTCATACCCCAGCAGATGGGGATGAACAGGACGTAAAGTCCAATAATGACAGAGTACAGGACGCCATAGATGACACTCTGGACAACAGCATTACGGTTCCTCAGGACCCAGTCAACAAGGAAGCCCAGGGAGAGGATGGCAAAGTACAGAGCAGGATAGTAGTGGTGAACGTAGGTAACACGCGCCATGATGACAAAGGGAAGGTAGTGTAAGAACCAGCCAATGACGGGGTAGATGCCGGCGTAGTGAATCTGCTCGATCTCGAAGTTGTTGAGCTCCTTGAATCCGCGCTGCCATCGCACAATGTACCACGCCACAACAAGAGCGACAAGGCCGAGAGAGGCGGTGGAAACCCAATAGACGAACGGGTTACCAAGAAGGAAGTActtgacaatgttgtcatCCCAGCCGCACATGCGAAGGCCGACGTTCAGGATGGGCCACTGCCACCACTGAGAGGCCAAGTCATCCTGCTTGTCGGGATCCGGCACCAGGGCGTTGTTGGAAGTCATCATGGCAACGTTGAGGTGGATAAAATCGTGGATAAAGGGCGACTTGTAAACGCCGGGGTCGCTGGCAGGCACTAAAAGATCAAGAGAGTCAGTCATGCTTAAAATGCTAGAATAAGAGTAAAGAGTAATCGTTCACTCACGCTTGTCGTTCCAGTGAGCCTCAACGTTCCAGTGAGTGTAAGTGTCGCGAGGGTTGTTTTGCTTGTCGCAAGTAACCTCAATCTGCTTGAAACCCCACTGAGGAAGGTTGACGTTTCCAGCGCGGAGGTAGCAGCCCAGTGCAGTGTGCTTAAGGCGGAAGGCAGTCGTGAGAGTGCGGATTCTGCTGCGATCGCGGGATGCCGTGTCTCGGACGACCTCGATGCGCCAGTGGTCCTTGTCATCACCAACAGTGAGGTTGCCATAGCTGGACACTTCGCGGTGGGACTTGGTGACGGGGGCATCGATCTCGTGAGAGTGCAGGTTGCGGCCAGTCTGGGCGTGAATGAGACGAATGACGGATCCATCACCAATGAATCGGAGGTCGGGGGACTCGGCATCGTAATCGGCTTCGAAGCGGTTGGGGTAAAAGAACCAGTCGTTGTTGGCATCCTTGTGGTGGTAGCAAGTAAcctgctgctggccagaTCCCTCAGGATAGGTCTGGACGTGAGAGTGAAGAAGACCACCACCATAACCCATGTTCTTGATGGTGGCACGAGATCCGATGGCAATCTCCAGGGGGCTATTCTTGCCGACTTCGGTTCCCTTCAGGTTGGCCTGGAACAGGGAGCTCATCTGGGCATCACCAGGACCGGTGGAGTCGAGAATGGCAAAGTGCAGGGCAAAGGAGATCATGTAGATGAGGAAAGGAACAACAATGAGGCCCACGACGCGAGCAGAGAAGTGGGCGGCAAGGACAGGCTGCAAAAGTGTAAGCGAATGGCGATCCGTACTGGCATAGCGAGAGGGTTACTTACAATAGGCATCTTTCTGTCGCCATACTTTCTCCACAGATCCTCAATTGTGTAAAGACCAACCAGGGCAGTGACAAACAGACCGACGAGCTTAACACTGCAAACGCATCCGATGCTCACACCCGTCATGAAGAGCCAAAAGAACCATTCGGGCTCGAAGCTGTTGTGACGCTGGTTGTGGAACTTGGCCCAGCAAAGAGTGGTAGCAAAGGTTCCACAAAGAAGCATGGagtcgaggaggatgaagcgGCTGATGGTGGTGTAAGAGTTCTCGCAGAGGACCATCAGGGTAACAAACCAGACGGCAGGTCGGGTCAGtttcagctccttggcaGTAAAGTAGGCCATGGGGATACAAGCAATGCCAAAGGCGGCATTAAAGGCTCGCATAAATGTATAGTTGACATCTTCGGGGTATTTCTCGCCAGACTTGAATTCGAAGGATCCGTTGTAGCCGGCGAGGACTCCGGAGAGGCCTACCAGCATCTTTCCGAGCGGAGGGTGGACGTCGAAGTAGTATTCATGTTTGATATAGTAGCTTCCAAACTTGCCAAAACTGTAAAGAGTCACAAGTCAGTAAAACTCGTTCCACTCTAGCACGTCTCTCAGGCACATGGCGACAAGGGTTACGTACTGAGCCTCATCCCAAGTGACGATATCGCTAATGCCAATCTTCCACAATCGAGTGAAGATGGCAACGGCTGTGAAGATCAGCGGGGCAAGGATGGACTCCAAGTCTGCAAGCACTTCAAAGAGAGATTTCTCCTGCAACCGCTGTCAGTCCGATGCTTGCACGCAATTAAGTCCGCCGGCTCTCGCTGATTATATCAATACCTTCtttgccagcttcttcttgtcctcagGCTGGACAATGGGCCCGGGCGCGGCTTGCGAAGCCACCTGTCGCAGCCTCAAGCCTTCGCCCTGGTCAGCGCCGGAGGCGAGGACGGCCTTGTCGGCAGCCATGGTTTGAAAGAAAACTTCCTGTTCCCCCGGGAACTGGTAAATGGAGGTGAAAAAGAATCAATTGGAGTGGTTGAACGGATTTTCGAGATGTGAGGtcggaagagaaaaaggggaGAGGCGACCAGCTAGCTCCAACAGAAGCAGGCTGCGGCACAATTTGTAATGACTGGACGAGTTGGACAGACTCAAAGATAGTAGAAcatcaacgacgacgatgctggCACCGTcgacaagaaaaggagaaacaaTCCTGATGGCCAAGCCCGGCTCAGGAGAGGGAAACGAAATGGAGGACAAAGGAGGTGTTTGTGGTGGATATTGCTGTTTGCGTCGGGATTCCAAGAATACGACAGCTTCTAAAAAACCCCCCTGGTTCAGCTCTAGGAATATTGGCCACCTTGCAATCCCCTCCAGCCCAGAAGTGCTCAGCCGCGTGGCTAGTGCCATTCTTGGAAAACGCCGGGCCGGTACGTACCTGCGCCGGCTTTTGGCTGCTCCCGtccaccagccacagcaagTACAACAGCAGGTCAACAGCTGAGCGGTTTCAATGTTGGTTGAGCCACAGGGATGGAGCAGCTAATATTTCGACGCTATTGTTCACTattggtacatgtactcagaTGAAAGCGCTAAAACACGCACTAAAGCGGCCTTGAAAGTCTCACCCAACATGATTCAATTGGAGCAATCACATGCAAGCGTCTGAGACCACAGTCAGCACATCAGTGGCTCACCATAAGGTTAGGTAGTCCGTACTCATACTAGAATACTAATCCGTCCAATGCCTTATGTCATCCTTGCCGAACAACGGTGGCCAGTGTCTTTCCAACATCTCGCCGAACTCTGGCCATCCTCTTATTCTCCTTCGGTTTTTGCTCTGGTCAGCCAAACAGATGAAACACCCTCGCCAGATGAACAGTTTTGGCTGCCGTCGAACTTGACCTTGCGTGGGAACCCCCCCGTTTCAGTTTcgtgcttcttttcttccattccTTCTAATTAAATTCCCTGCTATCACCGCCCTTTCCACGGTACTTGTATGAGCTGGGTAGCCTCATCCTAATCTTAAAAAGCATCCCCCGTCTTCAGCTGCGCCTCAGCGGCAGGCGCTGCGGTTGCGCCAGACGCAAGCAAGCCAAATGCCTTCCCTTGTCTCCgagttcatcatcaaccctGTGCTGCGACAGGCTCGCCGCTTTTCCGAGATCTCCCGTGCAACGTTGGCcggcgatgaagagacgCCAGTAGTTCCGCCCGACGCCGTCCACGATTCTGACGACGCCGACGATGTCGGGCAGCAGGGGCCCGATGCATCGCCCGATGTATCGCCTGAGCAACGACGCTCCCGGCctttgagctcctccaccCAGGAGACGATCGTGGAAGAAGTCCCGGCCGGACCAGCCACGGGTCACGGACCTCTGCTTGACCATCTTGGCTTCCCAATAACACCGCCCAGAAATGCGCCCACTAAGAATGGCCCCATTCCCGAGGACGACGGTATGCGAGAGCTGCGTTCCCGCATCCAGGAGATCAACGCTCGGGAGATCCCATCTAATGAAAAGGCCAGGCTCATGCACGATACCCTGTTGGAGGGCTATCGTGCCTCCGTGATCGCCGGCTCGCCTCTTGCCAAAAGCGATTCGGATGACGGCTCCATCGGCCAGACATGGGAGCTTGCCAGCCCTGTCGGACCTCTGGAGTCGCTCAAGTACTGGCAGAATCAATTGATTGGAGAGCCGTCAGTCAAGGAGACGTTTGTCTTGAGTGACAGCGACATAGCTCCGACCTACGCTCCTGTTCGACACTCCAGGACACCAAGCACAACAACTCCAACACACTCGGCTGCTTCGCTTACTGAAACTCGAGGCCCGCTAGGATGTGAGCACTATGAGCGGAACGTGAAGTTGCAGTGTTCCACTTGCAAAAAGTGGTATACCTGTCGTTTTTGCCATGACATACACGAGGACCACACGCTGATCCGCAAGGATACAAAGAATATGCTTTGCATGCTCTGTGCCACACCGCAAAAGGCGTCTGAGGTCTGCAGTAACTGCGGTGTGGTGTCAGCGCAGTATTACTGTAACATCTGTAAGCTCTGGGAGAATCGGGCCAATAAGCCCATCTATCATTGCAATGACTGTGGAATATGTCGTCGGGGCATGGGGCTGGGAAAGGACTTCTTCCATTGCAAAGTGAGTTCAGTTCActtccccttttctttatGTTCCGCGGCTAAACAGCATCGTAGACATGTCGAGCATGTATCACCACATCCATTGAGAGCTCGCACAAGTGTATCGAGCGATCAACAGACTGTGACTGTCCGATTTGTGGCGAGTACATGTTTACATCGCCAAAACGGGTTGTCTTCATGGTGTGTGGCCATAGCATACACAAGAAATGTTATGAGCAGCACACTCGGGCCTCGTACAAATGCCCAATTTGCAACAAGAGCCTCATGAATATGGAAACGCAGTTTCGCAATTTGGATCTGGCCATCCTAAGCCAGCCAATGCCACCGGATTTCCGTGACACCAAGGCCAAAATTCTGTGCAACGATTGCTCTGCCAGAAGCACAGTGGCATATCACTGGCTTGGACTTAAATGCTCGATATGTCGGTCATATAACACGGTAGAGTTGCAGATCTTGGGGCAGAATGCCGAGTCGCTCCAGCCGGCAGCTGGTGATCAGTCTCAGGCCGCACGGGAGGCTGGTTCAGAAGAAGCGGTACCTGGGGCTCGACGGATCTCAATCACGACAGGCGCGCGGGCGCCCAACAGGCGGCGACATTCTTCCAATGCACCAGAGCCTCCATCACGCATACTCGAAAGATATGCCCGATCCATGTCGCCTTCTCatatgatgatggatataCCACAGGCTGCCGTTCTCGAAGTGGACGGAGAGTCTGACGATGACATCTTGGGCTTCTGGAGAAgtggcgaggatgaagaagatgaatcaAGCGAAGATGAGTACGATTCTGATGAATCGactgatgacgatgcccaCGACgcagatgaggacgaggaggaagaagaggatgagttCAATTTGATTGGACACAGGTAACGACTCAGACCTGCGGCTTGAGTAAGGAAGCTTTCAGGTTTGTGAGAGCACATGGAGGTTGTTAATGAGGCATGACGACATACGAAAATACTTGCCATCCACAAGGGGCATCCTATGGAGTGGAGTTTGGCAAATGCATGAGCTTTTTGGTTgttattcttttctttttcttctctagtTTTGGGATACCATGtattttgtttctttttcccattGTTCCTTCTATGTCTCTATTTTTtgtcttccttttccttcttttatTTCGTATCATATGTTTGCTTTGGAGGAGTTTCTTTAAATTAGTACGACGGCATGGCGCTGATATGGGCATTGCATCGACAGAAAAAGTTGGACTATTgggaggaaaaaagggaagaggtCACTTTTGCATATGGAAATTGGGAGTGTCATTGGGGCAACGCTCCATCAATTTAATATTTACCATGTACAGTAATAGTCGTCCAAAGTGATAATATAGTATTTGTAAACGCCCTAAGCGCCATGAATAACAGATGAAAATCCCAGCTCAAATATCATATCAAGCAAAAATCAGATAGAAGAACACCAATTGCAAAAGGTTAACCTAGCGGGATGAGGCGAAAAACGGTTGCATGCGCGAATGTGGTGAAAGTGAAAGGCTTCACCGATTATtagcggcggcggcctctTGCTGTTCCCGGCGCGTGTCATCGGCAATCTCAcgcagctccttgatgacTTGCTAAAGAGGAGCCGTTAATAATTACGCGATAGTTTGAAACGACGGTCACATTCAAAAGAAACCGGGGGTTTGCTTGCTTACCACGAGAGATTCGGGATGGACGCCTTGTTCGATTAATGAGATGCATGTGGACAACATGCGGCGGTCCATGTGGCAGTTCTAGTTGGAGGGGAAGATTAGCActgatgttttcttttctttttcttggtgGAGTGAGATGCGTACTAGCATGGTTGAGATTTCTTCGAGAATGTCGACGGCTTGGGAGGCCGCGACGTGTTTGTCGGGTTTGGGCATGGCGACGGGCTGATTTTGAAGACGTTGGTTTAGATGCTGGGAGGATGTTTGGCCTGGGTTCAGGTGTTGTATGAATGTCTGGCTTAGTGGGGCGTTGACGCGCTGCAGCTAAGCTTGACAGCGGCTTTGCAGCGCCTGTTAGCGATTTGCACATGTGGCTGGTGAGGATCAAGACCAGCGTTAGGTATGCGGGAGGTAAGTCAGTGGCTTCGTCTTTATATTGCAGCTCGAGGTACATAATCATTGGTTCATTTTGTAAAACTCGTCACGTTCCTGTGGCATTGGATGTCGATTCTTGAAACTAcgcgagagaagaaaacaaagttCAGTGTCCATATACATCATGTAAATCATCAGCTGCGGGTATCTAGCACACATATCATCGTAACAATCAAACTTCCCTCCCCCGTGACTCAGGACTTTACGGCCTCCACAAACAGCTCTCTCATTCCCTTCAGCAGCACAACCAGTTCCCTCGACTCGTTGACCTTATCCAGCACCCTCTCGACGCTCTCACGCTCCAGTTTAGGCCTGCAATGCTTCACATCGTAGTCCCTCGAGCTAGTCACCAGCTCGAACCACGCTTCGCGCTCCCAGTTTTTCTCGTCAATATGCGTGTACACAAACTTGAGCCGGTCGTCTTTTCCCGCGCCCTCAATCCGTAGACACAGGTTTGTGATCCAAAAGTCCAGCTCGGGGACGTTGTACCGTAGCTGCGcctccttctgcttcatGTAGGCGCGTTGGGCGGCCAGTCGAGAGTCTATCTCAGCTTGGGTCTCTGCAATCTGGGCCTTGAGGCTGTCGCGCGCGGCGATGTGGCTGTCGCGCTGGGCGGCGAGCGAGGATATCGAGCCTTCCATTTCGCGCTTCtcggcttcttccttctcaaTGGTTTGCTGGTACGTTGACATTTTGACTTGGGCGATTTCAATATCTCTCCGTCGCATGCGTTCATCCTCTGCGGGGAAGGGGGAGTTAGTCTCTTGTTCATAGATGGTATCCAGATTTATATGGCATTTTTGCACCAGCGCATACCTTGAAGCTCGGCCATGTTGACGCGGAATTGATTGCGCTCCTCCAAGACACGCTTGCGGCCTTGCTCAATAAAGGCATCGAATTTAGCTGTAAACTTGGCCATGCGCTCGCGCAAATCGTCGAACCCAAAGTCGATGCTGGGCAGCGTGTCGG
The sequence above is drawn from the Trichoderma breve strain T069 chromosome 5, whole genome shotgun sequence genome and encodes:
- a CDS encoding ras family domain-containing protein, with product MSSSAPWDYIAKLVCIGDSGCGKSSLTIRLCEGRFSAHHDVTIGVEFGSRIVPVGPPHTPAGPIPSLSSPDEPSSPAGLPEPRRDTSGIPQKHMKLSLWDTAGQETYKSVTRSYFRGASGALLVFDLSRKATFQHVTDWLNDLRQIAEPDIVIVLVGNKADLTQQEDNKREVTREEAEEWARRNGILEYVETSAKSGENVEKAFMRVAERIYQNIQAGKYNLNDRRSGVKGPGAGGNRQVKLSTDAAKSGGGCC
- a CDS encoding dolichyl-phosphate-mannose-protein mannosyltransferase domain-containing protein, with product MAADKAVLASGADQGEGLRLRQVASQAAPGPIVQPEDKKKLAKKEKSLFEVLADLESILAPLIFTAVAIFTRLWKIGISDIVTWDEAHFGKFGSYYIKHEYYFDVHPPLGKMLVGLSGVLAGYNGSFEFKSGEKYPEDVNYTFMRAFNAAFGIACIPMAYFTAKELKLTRPAVWFVTLMVLCENSYTTISRFILLDSMLLCGTFATTLCWAKFHNQRHNSFEPEWFFWLFMTGVSIGCVCSVKLVGLFVTALVGLYTIEDLWRKYGDRKMPIPVLAAHFSARVVGLIVVPFLIYMISFALHFAILDSTGPGDAQMSSLFQANLKGTEVGKNSPLEIAIGSRATIKNMGYGGGLLHSHVQTYPEGSGQQQVTCYHHKDANNDWFFYPNRFEADYDAESPDLRFIGDGSVIRLIHAQTGRNLHSHEIDAPVTKSHREVSSYGNLTVGDDKDHWRIEVVRDTASRDRSRIRTLTTAFRLKHTALGCYLRAGNVNLPQWGFKQIEVTCDKQNNPRDTYTHWNVEAHWNDKLPASDPGVYKSPFIHDFIHLNVAMMTSNNALVPDPDKQDDLASQWWQWPILNVGLRMCGWDDNIVKYFLLGNPFVYWVSTASLGLVALVVAWYIVRWQRGFKELNNFEIEQIHYAGIYPVIGWFLHYLPFVIMARVTYVHHYYPALYFAILSLGFLVDWVLRNRNAVVQSVIYGVLYSVIIGLYVLFIPICWGMTGSNQQYSYLKWFDNWRISD
- a CDS encoding CHY zinc finger domain-containing protein; amino-acid sequence: MPSLVSEFIINPVLRQARRFSEISRATLAGDEETPVVPPDAVHDSDDADDVGQQGPDASPDVSPEQRRSRPLSSSTQETIVEEVPAGPATGHGPLLDHLGFPITPPRNAPTKNGPIPEDDGMRELRSRIQEINAREIPSNEKARLMHDTLLEGYRASVIAGSPLAKSDSDDGSIGQTWELASPVGPLESLKYWQNQLIGEPSVKETFVLSDSDIAPTYAPVRHSRTPSTTTPTHSAASLTETRGPLGCEHYERNVKLQCSTCKKWYTCRFCHDIHEDHTLIRKDTKNMLCMLCATPQKASEVCSNCGVVSAQYYCNICKLWENRANKPIYHCNDCGICRRGMGLGKDFFHCKTCRACITTSIESSHKCIERSTDCDCPICGEYMFTSPKRVVFMVCGHSIHKKCYEQHTRASYKCPICNKSLMNMETQFRNLDLAILSQPMPPDFLAYHWLGLKCSICRSYNTVELQILGQNAESLQPAAGDQSQAAREAGARAPNRRRHSSNAPEPPSRILERYARSMSPSHMMMDIPQAAVLEVDGESDDDILGFWRSGEDEEDESSEDEYDSDESTDDDAHDADEDEEEEEDEFNLIGHR
- a CDS encoding mitotic-spindle organizing gamma-tubulin ring associated domain-containing protein, which gives rise to MPKPDKHVAASQAVDILEEISTMLNCHMDRRMLSTCISLIEQGVHPESLVQVIKELREIADDTRREQQEAAAANNR
- a CDS encoding chromosome segregation protein spc25 domain-containing protein, translated to MAAGFDPSMSIGPGRQTMAPVGPSAADTLPSIDFGFDDLRERMAKFTAKFDAFIEQGRKRVLEERNQFRVNMAELQEDERMRRRDIEIAQVKMSTYQQTIEKEEAEKREMEGSISSLAAQRDSHIAARDSLKAQIAETQAEIDSRLAAQRAYMKQKEAQLRYNVPELDFWITNLCLRIEGAGKDDRLKFVYTHIDEKNWEREAWFELVTSSRDYDVKHCRPKLERESVERVLDKVNESRELVVLLKGMRELFVEAVKS